The genomic DNA CCCTGGGATGCTGGGTAGGGGGGTTCTGTTTCACTCACTTCTGTCCTCCATCAGGAGACACATCCTGGAAGACAGCACTGCTGCCAGCGCCGgccaggcagtgctgcagggagCCGTAGCCAAACCACATGTTTTTCACCATAACCCTGTGGAAACCTGGAGAGACAGAGCATCGTAGGACGGGTGCAAGCAAGAGGGCAGCTCTGAGCAGCCCATGCTTCATCACTGCTGCCCCAATCTGGGGGTCCAAGACACCCACAGCTCCAAGCTGTGTCTGCAGAGAGGTTGTAGATAatctctccccacagcccttcTCCCTTTCACCAAGGGCATCTCCTCCCCACACCTCTCCAGACTGCATGCATGCAGGGTAAAGAGTTCCTGCCATAAAGGAAGATGCTGCAGATGCACAGGTGTCATAAACTACCTCTGGCTTTCagtctttgcatttcttctgcagGAACTTCAATGAGGTCGTGCCTGCCTCTCTCAGGGCTCTGGATCAGGTACGCCTCACTGCTCAGCTCCTGTCCGCTCAGGTCCAGTTTCCTGACCTCCATTCCTGTGGAAGGGGCAAAATCATGTACTGAACCAGGGCTCAGCCTTCCTCCAGAGCTACTCCTACAGCAAAGTACCACAAGGACATGACAACCGCAGTCAAgattcacagcagcagcagacgGATCCCTTTCAGTGCAAACCATGTGCATCTGGGCTCAGGTTACCTCCTGTACCCAAGGGGTTTTTACCATCCTCTTACAATGCACAGTGTGAGAGATGTCTCCCACGCAGTGACAGTTCTGCGtgaaggaaatgggagaagGCTACATGGGTGGCAGGAGATGAGCCAGAGGAGGAGAGCTGCCAGGAGTGGACTGGACTGGGAACCAGATGCGATGACTAAGCAGGGTCCCAGGGCGGTGCGATGCCTCCCCTGAGCTCTGCCAGTGCCACTCACCAACACTCCCGTGCTGGATTGTGACCTTTGTCCTCCCTGCAGTCAGCAGTCGTGCTAAATGTGACACCATTCTGTCGCAGAGCTCAACAACAGCCATGGGCCCTTTGATAACCTGCGAACACGGAGAGAGCAATGGGAATCAGCACCTGCACTGCCAGCTCGTGCTTCCCACAGCTCACAAGAGTTTTCTTAAATGCTTGGTCcttggaagagaaagaggagttGGGACtcaaagtttttatttcattttaatttaagttCTTCAACAAGGGATGTTCTCAGTTCCTTCGGCAACTGAGACAAGACTGGCAGCGAGGGAGGAAAACTTGCTGGTCTTTATAAAAAGCCATTAAACTAGCTTGGAAATAAATAGCCGATTGTGCTTCTGTAAAGAAAGTACTGATTTTTTAGGTCTGACTCTTGATTTTTGCAGACCTGTAGAATGACTACACTCTCTTCCTGGAGAAGATATCACCCAGAAACAGAGTCCACTGCTGGAAGGGTGGCAAGTGACTGGCTGCATTACTCAGGGTCCTGTGTATTGGGCAGCACAAACGCCACCCCTGCAGTAACCAAACTCAAGCGCTTTCTCCCTCAGCAGACACATCGGCTGCACCAGCTCAAATGGGACTGGCCTGGCTTTATGCTACTACCGAGAAGCTGTGAGTAATCGTGGCCACAGAGACCTAAGCAACTCTAAGTGATGAGGTAAACTCAAACTATTCAGCATCCTTTCATCTCTGGAGGTCCCTGGCTCGGTTCCTGGAGCACTGGCCAGGGCAGACAGTCACACACTTCCCAGAGACAGGTGGTGAGTGCAGGCCTTACAGCAGACACAAAAGACTCATGTGACAAGGGAAGAATCCAATGGAGACAATCCCAACAGGGGTGGGATGATAGAAACCCCTCACACAAAGCCTGACGATGTTTAGAACAGTGTGGGGGTGATGACAGATAGCTCCTTGGCAGCCCAcccacagaaaacacaacaaatcaCAAGCAAATGGCATTGCCCTGCCAGAGGCAGCAGGATGTGGGAGCAAGGAATCTACAAGGCATTGGGAACCAGCAACCTGTGTGCAATCCTGTAAATCCAGGCTGACAAAGTGGAGAGCTTGAAGAGAGCTGACACGACCTCTGCAGAGGTTTGCTAGGAAGGCACCACTTAACTGCACttgtttgcagaaaaaaagttatctgCACTTCCAACAAATGAGGCAACAGCACAAGAGCTGGCCCTTATAGAGCTGGCAGATTTGCCATGCCCACGCTTGCTCCAGAACTCAGCCAGAAAGGCTGGATGTGACCAAGCAAGGACAGGTCCTCAACCTGTGGTGACACAGCAGCCCAAGGAGCTGCATGCACAACACAACGAATAGCTGCGGCACACAGCTGGCCAGACCGCGGGCGACGGGCGTTACCTGGCTGATTGATGACCACGTTTCCATATTCTGCTCTTTCAAGATTAACTCAGTCACTTCCACATAATATCGGCCCAACTGCTCCAACATCTCCAGCTGCTCTCGCTCATGGACTTCCACATCAGAAACTTGTTTCAGTAACTGCAGCACCGCAAGGAGGTCAGACGACTCCAGCACGGGTGTCTTTCCTCTCCTCAGAACAGTTGCCAAGACATCGAGAGCACCAAGAGCAACAGAGAAGTTCATGTCTTGGACAGCACTTGTGAAGATGTTCTCAGGAATCTGCCATGGAAAAGAAGTTTTAGTTCAGTGCAGAGCCCTGATTCTGTCTGACCATCAAATATGTCTTCGCAATGCCCCGCATGCCCTTGCTGGTGTAAAGACACCTGCATGGCCAGTGCGCAGGTCTCAGCGGGAGGAGATTGGCCTTGACATTTTGAATGCTCCTGTTCAGCCCCTCAGCCTCAGTGAGGGGAGTCGCCCTGAAGCAACACTTTGCTTGTTTGATCACAGCATGAGTTACAGTCGTATTGGTCACACTCTCCCAGAGCAGCTCAGAAAATGCCACAGGCACAACTGCTGGCAAAGTGACCTCAAACACCAGTAGGTGCCATCAAGTCCACCCCgacagctcctgcctgctcccGGTGTCAGCTGCCACTACTGGGGCTGCAGGACTCACCACAGTCCTCTCTGCAAGTTTGTTCACGCGGCTGACAAGTGAGTGGCTGGATTCCAGCTGAGCTTTTTTCAGTTGCCAGTACGCATctgagaataaaacaaaaccataacCATTGCTGTGGTTAACACATGCCATGTTCAAAGTCTGGGGAACGCTTCTCATATGGAGGGTAAGTTTGTGGGACAATCAGGACAAGAAGACttcacagctgtattttaattctAGCACAAAACCTCATCTGGAGAGACGGTCTAACACTTCTTCTCTATCTCCCACTCCCCCTGTTTGAGGAGCCTGAAGAGGCCTGGACTGGGAGGAACTCTGGCATCGCATCCAGAAGCCAGGTAACATGTGCAAGCACTGCTTAACTGGAGAGCAGCAAAATAACCTGTCAGAGTGCATGCAACTGAAGCGAAGTCACAGCTCCACCATGTTTTGTATCTGATCTTTTCACAGCAGATATGACCCTCCCCACCACTGGCCATCATCCTAGCTAGGACCTCCAGGGAGTGAGCTCCCCATGGaagtaatgaataaataaacagatGCCGTACCCTTTCTGTAGTGACAGATAAAAGGTAAAGACTGCAAACAAGATGTATGACTCAATTCGCTGCTGCCAACCTCAAAAACTCGGCATTCCTCAACAGGCCCTGTGGAAACACACAAACAGAAGGCACAGGTCCCCCAGAGACACCCGCTCCCAGCAGGTATCACGTTTCCTGCAAGCAACCCACAAACCCCGTGTAGGACAAAAGCTGCAGGCTGCTCCCGAAGCAGCCCCAAAGCTCAGAAACTGCTCCCGACCCGCCTGGTAAATCGTCTTCAGACTGAACTTGGAGGAGGTGGCAGTGCCAGGTCCCGAGCTTGTGATTTATCGGTAATGTCACGCCAGGCTGGCTGAGAGACCGAATCTCTCCTCCGCACAGTGTCACAGCACCAGGTGTGCAAACCCCTGGAAACAGCATTGCAGACAAGTAAGGGGTATCTCTCAGTAGAGGAGAAAGCTGTAACGAGTCCAGGTCATCTTTGCCAGGGTCATTGCAGGGGTCCTCAATGACCAAGGGTTCAGTGATGACTGTGTCTTCCAGTGCAATTTCTAactccccagcccagctctggatgagcttctgctttccttcctgaagGATAAACTCATTCCACAAACTGCACTATCTCTAAGGATGTCACGGGACTATCCCTGCGTGTTGACACACCCCTCAACCCTGGAACGAGGAAGTGAAGCAGCGAGGGTAATGAGGCTTACCTGGGCAAAGAAATTGTGTAGTCACTTTCTGAACAGTGCTTTCAACTTCCAGAGCATTGGAGCTCCATCCAAATACAAGGTCTTGCTCTACCACCCAGCACGACCGAACCTGCTCAATCTGTTCTGCACTGAGGACTTTCTGCCAGATGTGCAAGTCAGTGATGTTCCCACTGAAGGACTCTTTCTCCCTGAAGGTGCTTCCCAGGGAATCTTGATCTTGCCCAATTATGAAAGTCCCTTGGCCATAGATGGCCTGGGGGGCAGATGGCCCCCCAGGACACAAACCACTGGCAGATGCCCTCCTTTTACCATCCGCATAGATGGCCCAGGTCCCAAATTCCTGCTGCCAGGTCACACAGAAGTGATGCCACTGTCTGTCAGCATGGAACACAGGCAGGTACGGGGAATGGTGCCCATGGACTATGAGAGCAAACCGAACAAAGCCTTCCTCGTCGACAAATCCACGGAGCTGGAACTCATTAACAAAAGCTGGCACAGCATAGGAGAAGATGGTAGCAATCTCCTGGGTCCTGGTGTCCCACTGGAGGTGGGCACAAGCTGTGacagcaggcagtgctgggaagTCAGAGAGCACCTTCACGtattttgtgtctgttttgACTCCGAATACCAGGACTGGTACAATGTGGTCCCCTAGAGGGAGAAATTTCAGCCAGCATAAAGGAAGCATGGGCCAAAGCTGGCTCATCTTCCACCAGGgtgaaaatatcattttcatTTGCCTCCTACTGAAGCTAAGAACTCATGGACCCTGCAGGCAAGAACGGCCTGTAAGCATGCAGCAAggcttctgcttctcctgcaccTGGAGGAGGATCAGGAAGGCAGGCAAACTGAGATTGCACCATTTCAGCAAGTATAATTTCCATAATCTTAGTTTTCTAGCAACTAGGGTCATAAACAACAAACATGGAAGGAATAGCGTGTACCCAAGCATCCCATGCTATAGCAACCAAGAGCATAGTCAAATATGACCTCGAAGGCACCTGCCACTGTCCCTTGCTGCTGGAGAACGCCCATTCTCCTGGCCCTGTCTCTTAACATCTGCCAGACTCGCAGGTCCAAATGGTGAGGCTGAGCAAAGCCAGACCTGCTTTGATGGCGGTAGTAcagcaggagagagcagaggagcCCCTTTGCAACTCCCCTCTGTTGCAATGCATTCAAAAATCTTGACAGCAACCAGCTGATGTGCTGGGATTGCTGTTGCTCACCCTGCCAGTTCCAGCTTGTGACTGGAGCTCCTAGCATTACCACAGTGACAATACGAAACAAGTTGGATccatttttcagaatgaaaaagacCAGCAGTGAACATGTCTCCAAGCCCACTTATACTCACGTCTCTGTCTTGCTTTGTGCAGGACACCATCCCTTTCGCTTAGCCAGAGAGAACCTCTGATGTGGTGGGACTGCAGCAGTTTGCTAAAGGAAGCTTGCTCACTGTCCTGGGGTTCAAAAAGCAACCGAGCGAAGCGTTGTTCACAGTATCGGTCTGCGTGCCACCAGTCCAAAGCAGTGGCCACATATTCATACACGTGTCTCGATGTCTCAATCGTGACAGGAGCAAAACCTGGAGAAAGACACACACAATGTGGAGAAACAGGAAAGCGTCTCCAACTCACTGTCATGCCACAGGGTCAGCCTCCTGCAGCCGACCCAGGCATTTAAAAGCGGTGCCTGGAGCACCCCAGAGGACCTGAAGGCAGGAGCTCACTGCCATGTTCAGCCTTTGGCATGTTCAGCAGGCACAGTGTGACAGCAAAGTCCAGACTATCTTGGACCTAAACTGAGGGACATCGGTGAGTCCATTCACAAACGGAATCGCTGGcctggggatggagctgggcaTGTTCTCTGCAAAACGCAAACCTGTGCTGAGCTCAGTCCAAAGAAAAAGCTCACTGTGGTACGTCCAGGGACTGCCCTGAGGGTAGGCTGTCCAAAGCAGATGGACACAagcacattttctccttttatccccatttcccagctcctgcctctgcagGTGCAGTTTGCACCCACGAGATAATCTGCTTTGTTTGCAGTCACAGCCGCACAGAGACCAGCAGCTGAGCACCTCGGTTTATTCATAGTTAGCCAAGCAAATACTTAGCTATGCAAATATAATTTCAGGCACACAATAGCGTATcagaaaaagtttctttaccTTTGTTTCTGTCACTGGACACTTTTTAATGCATTGTTTCTCTGTGCTGAATATTGCTTTAAGAAACATACAGAAGTGCTGATAAAAACACTAACCTTTAGAAGTCTGATTCTTGGCAAGGGCTGCAAAGGCAAAGAGACTCCCGGACAGACCACTGATCTGTGGAGACGATGTTTGCTAACATTCATATACAGCATTAACATTATCTCAAATACtcaaattataaaaaattacTATAAAACTCACCAGAAGGTTGAGGAACCAAGAATGAAGTCTCGAGTCTCTCCTAAACATgctgagcagctggaaagctttcacaaagaaaataattttaaacaaaatattactAGAGCTGCACTGCAGAGACAAAAGCGTTCGGCAGAAAGCTCATTCTCAGACGAGAACTGCCTCAGAAAGTCTTGAATCAAACATGAGAAAACGATCCCCTCTGAAACACCTCTCCTGCGTAGCATCCTATCAAAATAATTCCCCGTTCTTCTTAAAGAACTCAAGGTCTCAGTTTAATGTTTGTTTCCAGgatacaaaataattaatcatAAAATATATACCGATGTGTGATATTAATAGACAGGCAAGTTAGCAGAGGCTCATTATCTGCattaactaaataaaaaagccaTCATAAATTGCATTGTTAAACAGTGACGAATCACTGGCAgcttttctcattccttttaAAGGCCACAGAAATATAGGACCAGGGCAGATCCTGCAGACCCGCAAATGCAGCTTTCTCGCGCAGTGCCTGGACACAGCTCAGCACCACAGAGCCGTCCCAGAGCGCTGCCCAGCAGCGGGGCTCTGCCGCTGCGCCCTCACCTCACCACCTCTGCGCTGTGGGAGGGAAGCGTGAGCGTGCGGCCATATAAACTCTAGTAAAGCCATAGATAAGGGTATGTAAAGGGACAAACACGGAAAGTGGCAATGTGGTCTACAAGGCAAACAAGTCCTAGCACGTTTTCTTGGCACGAGCACTGGCAGCCGCGAGCAATCTCTGCTCTCAGTGGGGCTGTGCTACCCGCACAGTACAAGCGCACATTCAGGCACGCTGCTGCTAAGAGACCACGAGGTCCGTCCTGAAGCCCAGACTCTAAGTTTGTTCACAGTCTTCCACATCTCAGCAGTGACTTTGCAAACCTGGAATGCAGCTCCAAGCCCTCAGAAGGATGCCTGTCTCTGCCCCGCGTGGGGCTGCCAGGCTGGCATTGCCACCTCCCGCTTCCCCACCTGCACCTGCAGCCCCGGAGCTGCCCTCTCCATGGAGCCCCTGAAGATGCTGCCGAAGGAAAACTGGAACCCAGTCTTGGCAGGAGAAATGGCACAGCACCGGTCCAAAAATGCACTAGGAGCCGGGGAATGGCTGCAGGCAGCGCAGGcctggggctgcagctctggggtTGGGGCTCATGGCCGCAGCGGACAGCGGGGTCCCGCTTGGCTCCCTGCCCCACATGCTGCACACTCTGCTCTGTACACACACACCGCTGGGCTTCCCGCTCCCCACTCCATGCTCCACAACCCCTGTCCCATGCTCCACGTGGGTCCCCCTCCCACACATCACACCTTACACCCCCTACCCCACACAATCGCACCCCACACTCTGCACACCCTGCCTCACACACCTCACCCTGCTCTGCACACCCTGCTCTGTTCCACACCACACCCCGCATCCTACTCTGCACACCCCACTCTGCACCCTGCGCTGCCCCGCAGCGCTCCGACCCAGTCCAGCGCAGCCGCTGAGCCCCTacagccctgcacagcaccCCGAGCCCACACCTCAAGCACGGGAtggctcctccagccccatcccgcACCCCTACCCCTatcccacatccccatcccaggACAGCTTCCCCAACCCCACCTGCACCCCCAGTctcatcctgcaccccaacTGCACTCCACTCTCCATACCCTCACCCCTGCTCACAGCAAAGCAGTCACAACCCTCACACTCCACAAGCTGTGCTAGCAGCGTGGGGGATCTTCTTCCCAGGAATCACTTCTCCATCAAAGTCCCTGATAAAGCTTCCCAGGAAACCTGGTGCGTGGTCTTGGCAGCAAAATCGGGTGGTGGGTGAGTTACCAGGGATCCTCACAGCAGCAGGAGTCTGACATCTGGGTGCTGAGGGTGCAGGGGAAGAAGGCGAGGGGTGCCGAGGGGTGCAGCTCAGCTCTCGAGATGTCCAGGGAGACAAAGAGAAGATCCAGGCTGATACAATAAGCAGGAACAGGGCTGAAAGCCAGAGTCAAACCAGCAGGAGCTCTGTGGGGCACCTCCAGCACATCCCTCATCTGATCTTCTCACAGAGCAGCTTCAGCTGTCTGGCGTGTCCCCAAACCCAGGGCGGTGGCAGCGCCGGGAGGACGTGGAGGGCCCAGGCCACCTCCGTGGGCCAGCAGCGCTGCCCACCTCGCAGCGCAGAGCTGCTCTACGGATGAATGCCCGCTCACTTTTGCTACAGCAACAGGCACACAGTTCCCACTCCTCCCCTCCAAGCGGATGCTTGAATCACACCATGGATTCACGGGCAACTGGCTTTTGTTCTTCAGGG from Cuculus canorus isolate bCucCan1 chromosome 19, bCucCan1.pri, whole genome shotgun sequence includes the following:
- the ADGRD2 gene encoding adhesion G-protein coupled receptor D2 isoform X3 — its product is MFRRDSRLHSWFLNLLISGLSGSLFAFAALAKNQTSKGFAPVTIETSRHVYEYVATALDWWHADRYCEQRFARLLFEPQDSEQASFSKLLQSHHIRGSLWLSERDGVLHKARQRRDHIVPVLVFGVKTDTKYVKVLSDFPALPAVTACAHLQWDTRTQEIATIFSYAVPAFVNEFQLRGFVDEEGFVRFALIVHGHHSPYLPVFHADRQWHHFCVTWQQEFGTWAIYADGKRRASASGLCPGGPSAPQAIYGQGTFIIGQDQDSLGSTFREKESFSGNITDLHIWQKVLSAEQIEQVRSCWVVEQDLVFGWSSNALEVESTVQKVTTQFLCPGPVEECRVFEVGSSELSHTSCLQSLPFICHYRKDAYWQLKKAQLESSHSLVSRVNKLAERTVIPENIFTSAVQDMNFSVALGALDVLATVLRRGKTPVLESSDLLAVLQLLKQVSDVEVHEREQLEMLEQLGRYYVEVTELILKEQNMETWSSISQVIKGPMAVVELCDRMVSHLARLLTAGRTKVTIQHGSVGMEVRKLDLSGQELSSEAYLIQSPERGRHDLIEVPAEEMQRLKARGFHRVMVKNMWFGYGSLQHCLAGAGSSAVFQDVSPDGGQKYWSTVVGTAVISSTVLSEDQEISTSVHYQLQHHIQVLPDKLMGPICAFWNFSLSPDAGGVWSTAGCSVVTSLPDSTACVCNHTTNFAVLLQVYEMQRTTEEDLTLQTLTFIGCGVSFCALIITFILFLAVGVPKSERTTVHKNLIFALAAAEALLVFSKLAKTNQVLCFMVTACLHLFFMAAFSWMLVEGLLLWSKVVVVNMSEDRRMKFYYVTGWGLPVVIVGVTLATSFNKYVADNHCWLNVQTNVIWAFVGPVLFILAVNTFVLFRVVMVTVSSARRRSKMLTPNSSLENQIGVQIWATAKPVLVLLPVLGLTWVCGILVHLSIVWAYVFIVLNSLQGLYIFLVYAIYNSEVRNAIQRMKDKKKALSFTNCSHPVNYLSSPRNTTSWETGKLSPSAAESALSSPVQRDPPVKNITNKGNFGPKIPVGISSIMSPERPAVELTAFKSSGF
- the ADGRD2 gene encoding adhesion G-protein coupled receptor D2 isoform X2, yielding MFRRDSRLHSWFLNLLISGLSGSLFAFAALAKNQTSKGFAPVTIETSRHVYEYVATALDWWHADRYCEQRFARLLFEPQDSEQASFSKLLQSHHIRGSLWLSERDGVLHKARQRRDHIVPVLVFGVKTDTKYVKVLSDFPALPAVTACAHLQWDTRTQEIATIFSYAVPAFVNEFQLRGFVDEEGFVRFALIVHGHHSPYLPVFHADRQWHHFCVTWQQEFGTWAIYADGKRRASASGLCPGGPSAPQAIYGQGTFIIGQDQDSLGSTFREKESFSGNITDLHIWQKVLSAEQIEQVRSCWVVEQDLVFGWSSNALEVESTVQKVTTQFLCPGPVEECRVFEVGSSELSHTSCLQSLPFICHYRKDAYWQLKKAQLESSHSLVSRVNKLAERTVIPENIFTSAVQDMNFSVALGALDVLATVLRRGKTPVLESSDLLAVLQLLKQVSDVEVHEREQLEMLEQLGRYYVEVTELILKEQNMETWSSISQVIKGPMAVVELCDRMVSHLARLLTAGRTKVTIQHGSVGMEVRKLDLSGQELSSEAYLIQSPERGRHDLIEVPAEEMQRLKARGFHRVMVKNMWFGYGSLQHCLAGAGSSAVFQDVSPDGGQKYWSTVVGTAVISSTVLSEDQEISTSVHYQLQHHIQVLPDKLMGPICAFWNFSLSPDAGGVWSTAGCSVVTSLPDSTACVCNHTTNFAVLLQVYEMQRTTEEDLTLQTLTFIGCGVSFCALIITFILFLAVGVPKSERTTVHKNLIFALAAAEALLVFSKLAKTNQVLCFMVTACLHLFFMAAFSWMLVEGLLLWSKVVVVNMSEDRRMKFYYVTGWGLPVVIVGVTLATSFNKYVADNHCWLNVQTNVIWAFVGPVLFILAVNTFVLFRVVMVTVSSARRRSKMLTPNSSLENQIGVQIWATAKPVLVLLPVLGLTWVCGILVHLSIVWAYVFIVLNSLQGLYIFLVYAIYNSEVRNAIQRMKDKKKALSFTNCSHPVNYLSSPRNTTSWETGKLSPSAAESALSSPVQRDPPVKNITNKGNFGPKIPVGISSIMSPERPAVELTAFKSSVSKQGMLRLFSRRCHPEALQLSSPEWTHEQGRKGGSLE
- the ADGRD2 gene encoding adhesion G-protein coupled receptor D2 isoform X1 is translated as MFRRDSRLHSWFLNLLISGLSGSLFAFAALAKNQTSKGFAPVTIETSRHVYEYVATALDWWHADRYCEQRFARLLFEPQDSEQASFSKLLQSHHIRGSLWLSERDGVLHKARQRRDHIVPVLVFGVKTDTKYVKVLSDFPALPAVTACAHLQWDTRTQEIATIFSYAVPAFVNEFQLRGFVDEEGFVRFALIVHGHHSPYLPVFHADRQWHHFCVTWQQEFGTWAIYADGKRRASASGLCPGGPSAPQAIYGQGTFIIGQDQDSLGSTFREKESFSGNITDLHIWQKVLSAEQIEQVRSCWVVEQDLVFGWSSNALEVESTVQKVTTQFLCPGPVEECRVFEVGSSELSHTSCLQSLPFICHYRKDAYWQLKKAQLESSHSLVSRVNKLAERTVIPENIFTSAVQDMNFSVALGALDVLATVLRRGKTPVLESSDLLAVLQLLKQVSDVEVHEREQLEMLEQLGRYYVEVTELILKEQNMETWSSISQVIKGPMAVVELCDRMVSHLARLLTAGRTKVTIQHGSVGMEVRKLDLSGQELSSEAYLIQSPERGRHDLIEVPAEEMQRLKARGFHRVMVKNMWFGYGSLQHCLAGAGSSAVFQDVSPDGGQKYWSTVVGTAVISSTVLSEDQEISTSVHYQLQHHIQVLPDKLMGPICAFWNFSLSPDAGGVWSTAGCSVVTSLPDSTACVCNHTTNFAVLLQVYEMQRTTEEDLTLQTLTFIGCGVSFCALIITFILFLAVGVPKSERTTVHKNLIFALAAAEALLVFSKLAKTNQVLCFMVTACLHLFFMAAFSWMLVEGLLLWSKVVVVNMSEDRRMKFYYVTGWGLPVVIVGVTLATSFNKYVADNHCWLNVQTNVIWAFVGPVLFILAVNTFVLFRVVMVTVSSARRRSKMLTPNSSLENQIGVQIWATAKPVLVLLPVLGLTWVCGILVHLSIVWAYVFIVLNSLQGLYIFLVYAIYNSEVRNAIQRMKDKKKALSFTNCSHPVNYLSSPRNTTSWETGKLSPSAAESALSSPVQRDPPVKNITNKGNFGPKIPVGISSIMSPERPAVELTAFKSSGKQCISRILILLHIKCLSRACLDYFPDDATQKHCSFPPQSGHMSKAEKVAAWSKCAAAFQA